The Candidatus Methanoplasma cognatum genome contains a region encoding:
- a CDS encoding RNA-guided pseudouridylation complex pseudouridine synthase subunit Cbf5, whose protein sequence is MLVKDPNTLPDKWGKRPSDRSVGELLNAGVIALDKPQGPTSHQVTAWARNSLHAESISHGGTLDPYVSGVLPICLGKAVRLTDVVLSSDKEYVCLMRLHKDVEKDKIIKTMGRFAGKIYQMPPVRSAVKRQLRIRTINELEVIEIKGREVLFRASCDAGTYIRTLCTDVGEALGCGANMTELRRTRSGAMKEDSAATLQDITDAYIFWQQMGKERWLRSLLMPIEVLVEPLPKVIVKPTAVDAICHGADLNVQGIHMLDDDIRKNALAALMTARGELIAIGKMAMSTSRIISSDQGKAVDVDRVFMDRGHYPKMWRFSTDMEEMQTTAPNES, encoded by the coding sequence GTGCTCGTAAAAGATCCCAACACCCTGCCGGACAAATGGGGGAAAAGGCCCTCGGACCGCTCCGTAGGCGAACTTCTGAATGCGGGAGTGATAGCTCTCGACAAACCCCAAGGTCCGACCTCCCATCAGGTCACCGCATGGGCAAGGAATTCCCTTCACGCGGAGAGCATAAGCCACGGAGGGACCCTCGACCCCTATGTAAGCGGGGTCCTCCCCATCTGTCTGGGTAAGGCGGTCAGGCTGACCGATGTCGTGCTGTCATCGGACAAAGAATACGTCTGTCTGATGAGGCTCCACAAAGATGTCGAAAAAGACAAGATAATCAAGACAATGGGGAGATTCGCCGGGAAGATATACCAAATGCCGCCGGTCAGGTCAGCAGTGAAGAGACAGCTCAGGATAAGAACGATAAACGAGCTGGAAGTGATCGAGATAAAAGGGCGGGAGGTGCTGTTCAGAGCATCTTGCGACGCCGGCACATACATAAGGACACTGTGCACGGACGTCGGAGAGGCGCTGGGATGCGGGGCCAATATGACGGAGCTTAGACGCACGCGCTCCGGTGCCATGAAAGAGGACAGCGCCGCGACACTGCAGGACATTACCGACGCATACATATTCTGGCAGCAGATGGGCAAAGAAAGGTGGCTGAGGAGCTTACTGATGCCCATCGAGGTCCTTGTCGAGCCGCTGCCGAAGGTGATCGTTAAACCCACCGCAGTCGACGCCATATGTCACGGGGCGGACCTCAATGTACAAGGGATACACATGCTGGACGATGACATAAGGAAGAATGCCCTGGCGGCGCTCATGACAGCAAGGGGCGAACTGATAGCCATAGGCAAGATGGCAATGTCCACGTCAAGGATAATATCTTCCGATCAGGGGAAAGCGGTGGATGTCGACAGGGTGTTCATGGACCGGGGGCATTATCCGAAGATGTGGAGATTCTCCACAGATATGGAAGAGATGCAGACCACTGCCCCCAATGAGAGCTAA
- a CDS encoding AAA family ATPase: MRITISGPPGSGKTTACRKLSERLGIESVVFGEFFRKLARERGMTLAEFSALAEEDPSIDGKIDEMILDIARKNQDIILESRLSAYMLTNNNIPAFRIYLGASPEVRLRRVGIRDGESFEDVCLHTIERQSSEAKRYKMYYDIDIDDKSVYDLVLNTDDMDADQVVDRIIKDIEESTCS, encoded by the coding sequence ATGAGGATCACAATAAGCGGCCCGCCAGGATCAGGGAAGACGACCGCGTGCAGAAAGCTCTCGGAAAGGCTCGGCATTGAATCGGTGGTCTTCGGAGAATTCTTCCGCAAGCTTGCCCGGGAGAGAGGAATGACCCTCGCCGAGTTCAGCGCTCTCGCCGAGGAGGACCCCTCCATAGACGGGAAGATCGACGAGATGATCCTGGACATCGCAAGAAAGAACCAGGATATAATTTTGGAATCCAGGCTTTCCGCCTACATGCTGACGAATAACAACATCCCGGCTTTCAGGATATATCTGGGGGCGAGCCCCGAAGTAAGGCTGAGGAGGGTCGGCATAAGGGACGGGGAATCCTTTGAGGACGTATGCCTCCACACCATCGAGAGACAATCATCCGAGGCAAAACGTTACAAGATGTACTACGATATAGATATAGACGACAAAAGCGTGTACGATCTGGTCCTCAACACCGACGACATGGACGCGGACCAGGTCGTGGATAGGATAATCAAGGACATAGAGGAAAGCACGTGCTCGTAA
- a CDS encoding EMC3/TMCO1 family protein, producing MPNPGSPQAMQQSRQNMPMPMQKGTMIGMFAVLIIMLVVMSFRDAIGGGLNYVFHVIDFGGQSPVLTLVIAGLIMITVSTVIRSFLTDFVAQARNQKIQSDFNKEMRQAKLENNLYKLKKLQEEQPKMMAKSMETSTQMMKIMPVTMVVIIPIYAWVWYFISNTVPEELLTAFLPWGTVHLNETLWFLPIWIVIYTMISLPIGQLENRAIRYYLLRKRLAELDGIEKRI from the coding sequence ATGCCCAACCCCGGAAGCCCCCAGGCGATGCAGCAGAGCAGGCAGAACATGCCGATGCCGATGCAGAAAGGCACCATGATCGGCATGTTCGCAGTGCTGATAATCATGCTGGTCGTCATGAGCTTCAGAGACGCGATAGGCGGAGGGCTGAACTATGTGTTCCATGTCATCGACTTCGGCGGGCAGAGCCCCGTGCTGACGCTCGTCATCGCCGGCCTGATAATGATAACTGTAAGCACGGTCATAAGATCGTTCCTGACGGATTTCGTCGCTCAGGCCAGGAATCAGAAGATTCAGAGCGATTTCAACAAAGAGATGAGGCAGGCAAAGCTTGAGAATAATCTTTACAAATTAAAGAAGCTCCAGGAAGAACAGCCCAAAATGATGGCAAAGTCTATGGAAACCAGCACGCAGATGATGAAGATCATGCCCGTCACTATGGTCGTCATAATACCGATCTACGCTTGGGTATGGTACTTCATCAGCAACACCGTGCCGGAGGAACTCCTCACAGCATTCCTGCCTTGGGGCACGGTGCATCTCAACGAGACCCTGTGGTTCCTTCCGATATGGATCGTCATCTATACCATGATCAGCCTCCCCATAGGCCAGCTTGAGAACAGAGCGATCAGATACTATCTTCTGAGGAAACGCCTGGCGGAACTGGACGGCATCGAGAAAAGAATCTGA
- the secY gene encoding preprotein translocase subunit SecY, which translates to MEEQPSLLYKIKPISDKLPAVKRPEGHVHFRTKMMWVVVILVLYFVMTNVYIYGLDQAGSLDLFAQYRTIMAGASGTILQLGIGPIVTASIIMQLFVGAKIIKLDLTSKNDKACYQSVLKLLVIAMIFVEAVPQVFGFLVPSSPFEATWGAGGAKLLIILQLCVGSYLVFLFDEVISKWGIGSGISLFIAAGVAQSVFTGALNWYPISAGEAMSLSNPPAGTIPKAIYVLFNTNSGEMANGGYELIFLGEPNPMIALVGTLIIFLIVVYIESTRIELPLSHGNVRGARGRYPIKLMYASNIPVILMSALLANVSMVALLLYSNDFLSSIPLIGNNGTIGYFEAGNTHASGGIAWYLSSPMGITSWLMPILDPVNYANGHTIIQNVGHVLIYGTVMVMGAILFAKFWVQTTNLGPDAVARQIQKSGMQIPGFRRDPRVLKRVLERYIPTVTIMSGAMIGALAAGADMIGTTGNASGTGLLLAVGILIHFYEAIGREQMMEMNPVLRGFFGREE; encoded by the coding sequence ATGGAAGAACAGCCTAGCTTGTTGTACAAGATAAAACCGATAAGCGACAAGCTCCCAGCGGTCAAACGCCCTGAGGGCCACGTGCATTTCAGGACCAAGATGATGTGGGTCGTGGTTATACTTGTCCTCTATTTTGTGATGACCAACGTATACATCTACGGCTTGGACCAAGCCGGATCCCTGGATCTGTTCGCGCAGTACAGGACCATCATGGCGGGAGCCTCAGGAACGATTTTACAGTTGGGTATAGGGCCGATAGTCACAGCTTCGATCATAATGCAGCTGTTCGTCGGTGCAAAGATCATAAAGCTTGATCTCACTTCAAAGAATGACAAGGCATGCTACCAGTCAGTGCTGAAGCTGCTGGTCATAGCGATGATATTCGTGGAGGCAGTGCCGCAGGTCTTCGGTTTCCTGGTGCCGTCCTCTCCCTTCGAGGCCACTTGGGGTGCGGGAGGAGCGAAACTGCTGATAATTCTGCAGCTATGCGTCGGATCGTATCTGGTGTTCCTGTTCGACGAGGTGATATCCAAATGGGGTATAGGCAGCGGTATATCCCTGTTCATCGCGGCGGGCGTGGCGCAGTCAGTGTTCACAGGAGCTCTGAACTGGTATCCCATCTCAGCGGGAGAGGCCATGAGCCTCTCCAATCCGCCGGCGGGGACTATACCTAAGGCGATCTACGTCTTATTCAATACCAACTCCGGTGAAATGGCCAACGGCGGCTACGAATTGATATTCTTGGGGGAACCTAACCCCATGATCGCGCTGGTGGGTACGCTGATAATATTCCTGATAGTGGTCTACATCGAATCCACACGTATCGAGCTACCGCTATCGCACGGCAATGTCAGAGGAGCCAGAGGCCGATATCCCATCAAACTGATGTATGCAAGCAATATCCCGGTCATATTGATGTCCGCATTGCTGGCAAACGTGAGCATGGTGGCGCTGCTGCTGTACAGCAACGACTTCCTCAGCAGCATCCCGCTCATAGGTAATAACGGCACGATAGGTTATTTTGAAGCCGGAAACACTCATGCATCTGGAGGCATAGCATGGTATCTCTCATCGCCGATGGGCATTACCAGCTGGCTAATGCCGATCTTGGATCCGGTGAATTACGCAAACGGTCATACGATCATACAAAACGTAGGTCATGTTCTGATATACGGGACGGTGATGGTCATGGGCGCGATACTGTTCGCAAAGTTCTGGGTGCAGACGACGAACCTCGGGCCGGATGCCGTCGCGAGACAGATACAGAAGAGCGGAATGCAGATACCCGGATTCCGAAGGGACCCGAGGGTGCTGAAAAGGGTGCTCGAAAGATATATTCCGACCGTGACCATAATGTCGGGAGCGATGATCGGCGCATTGGCGGCTGGAGCGGACATGATAGGTACCACAGGCAATGCCTCCGGAACGGGTCTGTTGCTTGCCGTAGGTATATTGATACACTTCTATGAAGCGATCGGGCGCGAGCAGATGATGGAGATGAATCCCGTTCTGAGAGGGTTCTTCGGCAGGGAGGAATGA
- a CDS encoding 50S ribosomal protein L15 — protein MPSRTRKMRGSRTHGRGKKAGRGAGLIGGHGQAGLAKTGKMYMLRYDRDHFGRRGFKRPQCVVRANSSINVSELAQQMERFISMGFAVKEGDMYNINLTDAGIDKLLGNGSIGIPVKVTVSQVSAKAREKIEASGGTIAE, from the coding sequence ATGCCAAGCAGAACAAGGAAGATGAGAGGATCAAGGACCCACGGACGTGGGAAGAAAGCAGGCCGCGGAGCTGGACTCATAGGCGGACACGGACAGGCGGGTCTTGCAAAGACCGGCAAGATGTACATGCTCAGATATGACCGGGACCACTTCGGAAGGCGCGGTTTCAAAAGGCCGCAATGCGTTGTGCGGGCGAACAGTTCGATCAACGTAAGCGAGCTCGCGCAGCAGATGGAGCGGTTCATATCGATGGGCTTCGCGGTCAAAGAAGGGGATATGTATAATATCAACCTCACTGATGCAGGTATCGATAAGCTGCTCGGGAACGGGAGCATAGGCATACCCGTCAAAGTGACCGTATCCCAAGTTTCGGCCAAGGCCCGCGAGAAAATCGAGGCATCCGGCGGAACGATAGCAGAGTAA
- a CDS encoding 50S ribosomal protein L30 — MAYAVVRVRGQADVNKDIRYTMGLLGLTRVNHCVVLPETPSIKGMLQMVKDYCTWGEIDEETLIAMIKTRGKIIGDREITEDYLKERTGFGSVEELAKAMINDDYRMRDMEDAKPVFRLHPPIKGYEGNKRSFRNGGSLGYRGEEINDLINRML, encoded by the coding sequence ATGGCATATGCGGTGGTACGCGTGCGCGGACAGGCGGACGTCAACAAGGACATAAGATACACAATGGGACTGCTGGGTCTTACCCGGGTCAACCATTGCGTCGTGCTTCCCGAGACCCCCTCGATAAAGGGGATGCTGCAGATGGTCAAGGACTACTGCACCTGGGGTGAGATCGATGAGGAGACCCTTATCGCAATGATAAAGACCCGCGGAAAGATAATCGGCGATAGAGAAATAACCGAGGACTATCTGAAAGAGAGGACAGGCTTCGGAAGCGTCGAAGAGCTCGCCAAAGCGATGATCAATGACGATTACAGGATGAGGGACATGGAGGACGCAAAACCGGTCTTCCGCCTGCACCCCCCTATAAAAGGCTACGAGGGCAACAAACGTTCGTTCAGGAACGGCGGCTCCCTTGGCTACAGAGGGGAAGAGATCAACGACCTCATCAACAGGATGCTGTGA
- a CDS encoding 30S ribosomal protein S5, which produces MEWIPKTRLGQMVLNGEVTTMSDALETRLPLREAEIVDILLPDLKDEVIDLNMVQRMTDSGRRVRFAVTCIVGNGDGFIGIGRAKGKEVGPSIKKAIDNAKLNIIEVKRGCGSWECGCGQPHTLPFEVSGRTGSVTVYLKPAPRGISLAVGDVAKKLLTLAGVHDAWGFATGNTKTKVNYAMATFEALKMTARMRVTEEQAKRLKIVPGPVGIRISETDVNAGEE; this is translated from the coding sequence ATGGAGTGGATCCCGAAGACAAGGTTGGGGCAGATGGTCCTCAACGGCGAGGTAACAACCATGAGCGACGCACTGGAGACAAGGCTGCCTCTCCGCGAGGCGGAGATAGTGGATATACTCCTGCCGGACCTCAAAGACGAAGTGATAGATCTGAACATGGTCCAGAGGATGACCGACTCCGGAAGGAGGGTAAGGTTCGCGGTGACATGCATAGTCGGCAACGGCGACGGGTTCATCGGAATAGGAAGGGCCAAGGGAAAGGAGGTCGGACCGTCCATAAAGAAGGCGATCGACAACGCAAAGCTCAACATCATCGAGGTGAAGAGAGGATGCGGATCATGGGAATGCGGGTGCGGCCAGCCGCACACGCTTCCCTTTGAGGTGTCGGGGCGCACAGGGTCTGTGACCGTATACCTGAAGCCGGCCCCCCGCGGCATATCGCTTGCGGTGGGGGACGTTGCTAAGAAGCTCCTGACGCTTGCCGGAGTGCATGACGCATGGGGATTCGCCACCGGCAACACCAAGACGAAGGTCAACTATGCCATGGCAACCTTCGAAGCACTGAAGATGACCGCCCGCATGAGGGTCACCGAAGAGCAGGCGAAGAGGCTCAAGATAGTTCCCGGCCCGGTAGGGATCAGGATATCCGAGACCGATGTCAACGCAGGGGAGGAATGA
- a CDS encoding 50S ribosomal protein L18 produces MATGPRYKVAFRRRREYRTDYYARKKLLRSGEPRAVVRRSNRNITIQFVDFDMEGDLVRAAATTKELRGMGWEHSCSSIPAAYLVGFLAGRRALKDGIEYAVLDIGMQNPKRGGVLFAAVKGMADAGLEVPHSEDVIPAKERIDGKHIDDSIEAAVSSMKKKMEAE; encoded by the coding sequence ATGGCAACAGGACCGAGATATAAAGTTGCGTTCCGAAGAAGGAGAGAATACCGTACCGACTACTACGCCAGGAAGAAGCTCCTGAGGAGCGGCGAGCCGAGGGCCGTGGTAAGGAGGTCCAACAGGAACATCACCATCCAGTTCGTCGATTTCGACATGGAAGGGGATTTAGTGAGAGCCGCGGCAACGACCAAAGAGCTGCGCGGCATGGGATGGGAGCACTCGTGCTCTTCGATCCCGGCGGCGTACCTCGTAGGGTTCCTTGCCGGCAGAAGAGCATTGAAGGACGGCATCGAATACGCCGTGCTGGATATAGGTATGCAGAACCCGAAGCGCGGCGGGGTATTGTTCGCCGCCGTGAAGGGTATGGCCGATGCGGGGCTTGAAGTGCCTCACAGCGAGGACGTCATTCCGGCAAAAGAGAGGATCGACGGCAAGCATATCGATGACAGCATAGAGGCAGCGGTGAGCAGCATGAAGAAGAAGATGGAGGCTGAGTAA
- a CDS encoding 50S ribosomal protein L19e, which produces MDLKNQKRMAAEILKCGENRVWMDPDNLEDIESCITRSDIRMAIGSGIIKAKPKQGSSKGRIRYAANQKASGKRKGPGSRKGTANARVPDKRRWIATIRPIRDELKTLRSEGKITPSIYRLYYRRSKGGVYKSRRNLRQHMIAAGHLKEEEI; this is translated from the coding sequence ATGGATCTTAAGAACCAGAAAAGAATGGCGGCTGAGATTCTCAAATGCGGCGAGAACAGGGTCTGGATGGACCCGGACAACCTCGAGGACATCGAAAGCTGCATAACACGCTCAGACATCCGCATGGCGATCGGATCGGGGATCATAAAAGCGAAACCCAAGCAGGGATCGTCAAAAGGAAGGATTAGATATGCAGCCAACCAGAAGGCAAGCGGGAAGAGGAAGGGCCCCGGCAGCAGGAAGGGAACAGCAAACGCACGCGTCCCCGACAAGCGCAGGTGGATAGCCACCATAAGGCCCATCCGCGACGAGCTGAAGACCCTGAGGTCGGAAGGGAAGATAACCCCGTCCATCTACAGGCTCTATTACAGGAGGTCTAAGGGAGGAGTTTACAAATCCCGCAGGAACCTCAGACAGCACATGATCGCCGCAGGCCACCTGAAAGAGGAGGAGATCTGA
- a CDS encoding 50S ribosomal protein L32e yields the protein MSVKTLKDLPGLKDDNIPELEQIGITSVPELRDAIFDSVRAKEVIKNLSGVGPKTVENWKALLQDSAQEQKAESAPKEVEIVDEPDEEAVVVEHGEYVAKIKPELSDETAEALAKRAIISGRRPAFKRQEWFRYAKLGEKWRKPKGIHSKMKRRLKRRPPMADIGFRGPASVRGLHPSGFEEVLVYNLDGLEGIDPKVQAVRIGGSVGTKKRIAIEDRAAELGIRVLNRMV from the coding sequence ATGAGCGTAAAGACATTGAAGGACCTTCCCGGCCTCAAAGATGATAACATTCCGGAGTTGGAACAGATAGGGATAACATCCGTGCCGGAGCTCAGGGACGCCATCTTCGACAGCGTCAGGGCGAAAGAGGTGATAAAGAACCTGTCCGGAGTGGGACCGAAGACGGTAGAGAACTGGAAGGCGCTGCTTCAGGACAGCGCACAAGAGCAGAAGGCCGAGTCCGCTCCCAAAGAGGTGGAGATAGTCGACGAGCCCGATGAAGAGGCGGTCGTAGTCGAGCACGGGGAATATGTAGCGAAGATAAAGCCCGAGCTTTCCGACGAGACGGCGGAAGCCCTTGCAAAAAGGGCGATCATATCTGGGCGCAGGCCTGCGTTCAAGAGGCAGGAATGGTTCAGATACGCCAAACTGGGAGAGAAGTGGAGGAAGCCGAAAGGCATACACTCCAAAATGAAGAGGCGGCTCAAGAGGCGCCCTCCCATGGCGGACATAGGATTCAGGGGCCCCGCGTCGGTGAGAGGACTGCACCCGTCGGGGTTCGAGGAGGTGCTCGTGTACAACCTGGACGGGCTTGAGGGCATCGACCCGAAGGTACAGGCGGTGCGCATCGGCGGAAGCGTGGGCACAAAGAAGAGGATAGCGATAGAGGACAGGGCGGCCGAACTGGGCATCAGAGTCCTCAACAGGATGGTGTGA
- a CDS encoding 50S ribosomal protein L6, translating into MTIAGKIESTIAIPGGVSVSMSGNTVKVKGPRGELSRNFAYPRVSIAIGEGTVIVSSEYPRTKDKAMVGTFAAHINNMIKGVTIGFTYTLKIVFSHFPMKVAVKDNRVEINNYMGGHAPRYANIVGGCKVTISGADVTVEGNSIEACGQTAANIERATSRLGFDKRIFQDGIYLVHRSQKVKE; encoded by the coding sequence ATGACAATAGCAGGGAAAATCGAAAGCACCATCGCCATCCCCGGTGGGGTGTCCGTCTCTATGAGCGGAAACACCGTGAAGGTCAAAGGACCCAGGGGTGAATTGAGCAGAAACTTTGCGTACCCCCGCGTTAGTATTGCCATCGGAGAAGGAACGGTCATCGTAAGCAGCGAATACCCGAGGACAAAGGATAAGGCAATGGTAGGAACATTCGCGGCCCACATCAATAACATGATAAAAGGGGTCACGATCGGTTTCACGTATACCCTTAAGATAGTGTTCTCACACTTCCCGATGAAAGTAGCAGTGAAAGACAACCGCGTGGAGATCAACAATTACATGGGAGGCCATGCACCCAGATATGCGAATATCGTGGGAGGATGCAAGGTCACGATCAGCGGCGCGGATGTCACTGTGGAAGGGAACAGCATAGAGGCGTGCGGGCAGACCGCGGCCAACATAGAAAGGGCGACATCCAGGCTCGGGTTCGACAAGAGGATCTTCCAGGATGGGATATACCTCGTCCACAGATCGCAGAAGGTGAAAGAATGA
- a CDS encoding 30S ribosomal protein S8 produces MQSDPLNDAMCVMKNAATDGKSECMIQPSSKLIGRVLKVMQDHGYINQFEYIEDGKAGKFRVMMEGAINNCGVIKPRYSVKANEIERFEARYLPAQDFGVLILTTTAGVITQDRAKELGIGGKLLAYIY; encoded by the coding sequence ATGCAAAGCGATCCACTTAACGACGCAATGTGCGTCATGAAAAATGCAGCAACCGATGGAAAGAGCGAATGCATGATCCAGCCATCCTCAAAACTTATAGGCCGCGTGCTGAAGGTCATGCAGGACCACGGATACATCAACCAGTTCGAGTACATAGAGGACGGCAAGGCAGGCAAGTTCCGCGTGATGATGGAAGGAGCCATAAACAACTGCGGTGTGATAAAGCCGAGGTATTCGGTCAAAGCGAACGAGATAGAGAGGTTCGAGGCGAGGTATCTGCCCGCTCAGGACTTCGGCGTTCTGATCCTGACCACGACGGCCGGTGTGATCACCCAGGACCGCGCCAAAGAACTTGGCATAGGCGGAAAATTGTTAGCGTATATATACTGA
- a CDS encoding 30S ribosomal protein S14 produces MKPKKQYGRTVGCTRCGRRRGIIRRYRMHLCRQCFRDMAPELGFKKYS; encoded by the coding sequence ATGAAACCGAAGAAGCAGTACGGCAGGACAGTCGGATGCACCCGCTGCGGACGCAGAAGGGGCATCATAAGGAGATACAGAATGCACCTCTGCCGCCAATGTTTCAGGGACATGGCCCCTGAACTGGGATTCAAGAAATATTCGTGA
- a CDS encoding 50S ribosomal protein L5, with product MNTTRQIHIEKVTVNIGVGEAGERLVKAQKVLEMVTGQKSVQTISKSVNRDLGIRVGMPLGCKVTLRGDSAEEFLQKALPIRERRVYEYSFDKEGNMSFGISDYTDFEGMKYDPEIGIFGMDISVVLRRTGNRITQRSVLKRRIPKGHRVDRGEAIQYMKDNYEVEVVE from the coding sequence ATGAACACGACGAGACAGATCCATATCGAAAAGGTGACCGTCAACATCGGCGTCGGAGAGGCCGGAGAGAGGCTGGTCAAAGCGCAGAAGGTCTTGGAGATGGTCACCGGCCAGAAGTCGGTGCAGACGATATCCAAGAGCGTGAACAGGGACCTCGGGATCCGCGTGGGAATGCCGCTCGGATGCAAAGTGACCCTCAGAGGGGACTCCGCAGAGGAGTTCCTTCAGAAAGCGCTTCCCATAAGGGAGAGAAGGGTCTATGAGTACTCCTTTGACAAAGAGGGCAACATGTCCTTTGGCATATCCGATTACACAGACTTTGAGGGAATGAAATACGATCCGGAGATCGGGATATTCGGCATGGACATCAGTGTGGTGCTGAGGAGGACCGGGAACAGGATCACCCAGAGATCGGTCCTCAAAAGGAGGATCCCGAAAGGACACCGCGTCGACCGCGGCGAGGCGATCCAGTACATGAAGGACAACTACGAGGTAGAGGTGGTCGAATGA
- a CDS encoding 30S ribosomal protein S4e has product MSDHMKRLAAPGTWPLKRKVAVWATKQSPGAHSLGSSMPAVMVLRDMIKVCDTAREAKRIIGNRELFVDGVAVKNPKAPIGLMDVISIPKMKLSYRMLLTDKGKLTLVPIGEDETEWKLCRVEGKTKISGGKIQLNLSGGRNIILDANMYDSGDTLKINVADQKVIDRYPLADGASALIINGALAGKIETVAEYVVVKGPADNVVKFKSGKETVKRNVFVIGSSKPEIKLPEASE; this is encoded by the coding sequence ATGAGCGACCATATGAAAAGATTAGCCGCACCCGGGACATGGCCTCTGAAGAGGAAAGTGGCCGTCTGGGCGACAAAACAGTCCCCCGGAGCGCACTCGCTTGGAAGCAGCATGCCCGCGGTGATGGTGCTGAGGGATATGATAAAAGTGTGCGACACGGCAAGGGAGGCAAAGAGGATAATCGGGAACCGCGAACTGTTCGTAGACGGCGTAGCGGTCAAGAACCCAAAGGCGCCCATAGGCCTCATGGATGTGATCTCCATACCAAAGATGAAACTCAGCTACCGTATGCTCCTGACAGACAAAGGTAAGCTGACGCTCGTCCCGATAGGCGAGGACGAAACGGAGTGGAAACTCTGCAGGGTCGAGGGCAAGACCAAGATCAGCGGAGGAAAGATCCAGCTGAACCTCAGCGGAGGAAGGAACATAATCCTTGACGCTAACATGTACGATTCCGGTGACACGCTTAAGATCAATGTAGCGGATCAGAAGGTCATTGACCGCTATCCGCTGGCGGACGGTGCGTCCGCGCTTATCATAAACGGAGCGCTTGCCGGAAAGATCGAGACCGTCGCGGAATATGTGGTCGTGAAAGGACCCGCCGACAATGTGGTAAAGTTCAAGAGCGGAAAGGAGACGGTCAAGAGGAACGTGTTCGTCATAGGCTCATCGAAGCCGGAGATCAAACTGCCGGAGGCGTCAGAATGA
- the rplX gene encoding 50S ribosomal protein L24: MASSKARVQRKVQANAPSHVKRKMLSAHLSNELRSQYGVRTARVCKGDTVAVIRGEEDVRGTEGKVLDIFTNTGRVSIEGITINQADGTATVRPVHASNLIITKLNTEDQWRIDSLSKKKEAKE, translated from the coding sequence ATGGCAAGCAGCAAAGCAAGGGTACAGAGAAAGGTACAGGCGAACGCCCCCTCTCACGTCAAAAGAAAGATGCTCTCGGCACACCTCAGCAACGAACTCCGCAGTCAGTACGGGGTACGCACCGCAAGGGTGTGCAAGGGAGACACAGTTGCAGTGATACGCGGCGAGGAGGATGTCCGCGGGACGGAGGGGAAGGTACTTGATATCTTCACGAACACCGGCCGCGTATCCATCGAAGGCATAACGATAAACCAGGCGGACGGGACCGCGACGGTACGCCCGGTACACGCATCCAACCTGATCATAACCAAGCTCAACACGGAGGATCAGTGGAGGATCGACTCGCTTTCAAAGAAGAAGGAGGCTAAAGAATGA
- a CDS encoding 50S ribosomal protein L14, with the protein MKGISGTQTRGLQNGSQIDVIDNSGAKVIEIITVPGYHGVARRVPSAGIGDMVIASVKKGTPAMRRQIVFAVIVRQRRPTRRADGTMVYFEDNAAVIVSETGETKGTDIKGPVAREAADRWPRIAATANTIV; encoded by the coding sequence ATGAAAGGAATCTCTGGAACACAGACAAGAGGACTTCAGAACGGATCGCAGATCGACGTGATCGACAACAGCGGTGCGAAAGTGATAGAGATCATAACCGTCCCGGGATACCACGGCGTCGCAAGGAGAGTGCCGTCGGCGGGGATCGGGGACATGGTGATAGCATCTGTCAAGAAAGGAACGCCCGCAATGAGAAGGCAGATAGTGTTCGCCGTGATAGTCCGCCAGAGACGTCCCACGAGGCGTGCGGACGGCACCATGGTGTACTTCGAGGACAACGCGGCGGTCATCGTGAGCGAGACCGGCGAGACGAAAGGTACGGACATAAAAGGTCCTGTGGCAAGGGAGGCGGCCGACAGGTGGCCCCGTATCGCAGCGACCGCGAATACTATAGTGTGA